A stretch of Ectothiorhodospiraceae bacterium BW-2 DNA encodes these proteins:
- a CDS encoding methyltransferase domain-containing protein — translation MSTADTIQSRSLAHISFSARWEDETGHHTALHHFEKFNVWRDLDLLPAAIADDILGQTVGIGSPHLFNAGELVEPFSSDNIRQIPTQNFSGRFANGQPIEPRVGRFYPQGMISGIEGIYSENRFPTRLIEQRDNHYRFDFNHPLSQAKMSLTPQIHAILPGQNEHGGRCNDVLLEMLRGPGMQLPYPGVATDYLSGEPFRRVDESSDSEFYRRDRLVHHLDATARQQLSRLYAELIPSQSQVVDLMASWESHLPQRLELAAVIGVGMNQHELDANPRLSERLVHDLNQHPLVPLPKSRFDAVICSASVEYLIDPVSVFSAVREILAPGGRFIVTFSNRWFPAKAIALWSEMHEFERPGLVIDYFRRAGWQGPINTLSLRGLSRPAGDPHYATTELSDPLFAIWSDKEAL, via the coding sequence ATGAGTACAGCCGACACGATCCAGAGCCGCTCATTAGCCCATATCAGCTTCAGTGCTCGTTGGGAGGATGAGACCGGCCACCACACAGCGCTACACCACTTTGAAAAATTCAATGTCTGGCGTGATCTCGATCTGCTACCGGCTGCGATTGCGGACGATATTCTCGGTCAAACGGTCGGCATCGGCTCCCCGCACCTCTTTAACGCCGGTGAGCTAGTCGAACCCTTTAGTAGCGATAACATTAGGCAGATCCCTACACAAAACTTTAGTGGCCGCTTTGCCAACGGTCAACCTATCGAGCCGCGAGTCGGTCGCTTCTATCCGCAAGGGATGATTAGCGGCATTGAGGGGATTTATAGCGAAAATAGGTTCCCCACCCGCTTAATTGAGCAGCGCGATAACCACTACCGTTTCGACTTTAACCACCCTCTGTCACAGGCAAAGATGTCGCTAACCCCCCAAATTCACGCCATCTTACCGGGCCAAAATGAGCACGGGGGGCGCTGTAACGATGTCCTGCTAGAGATGTTACGCGGGCCAGGCATGCAGCTCCCCTATCCTGGGGTTGCGACCGACTATCTCAGCGGTGAGCCGTTCAGACGGGTTGATGAGAGTAGTGATAGCGAGTTCTACCGTCGCGATAGATTAGTCCACCACCTCGATGCCACCGCCCGCCAGCAGCTCAGTCGGCTCTATGCCGAACTGATCCCCTCCCAAAGCCAAGTGGTGGATCTGATGGCCAGTTGGGAGTCGCATCTACCCCAAAGACTCGAATTGGCCGCTGTCATCGGTGTTGGAATGAACCAACATGAGCTCGATGCCAATCCTCGTCTGAGTGAACGGCTAGTACACGATTTAAATCAACACCCCCTCGTGCCACTGCCAAAGAGTCGTTTTGATGCGGTCATCTGTAGCGCTTCAGTCGAGTATCTAATCGATCCGGTGTCGGTATTTAGCGCTGTGAGAGAGATTTTAGCACCGGGCGGGCGCTTTATCGTCACCTTCTCCAACCGCTGGTTTCCGGCCAAAGCGATCGCCCTTTGGAGCGAAATGCACGAATTTGAACGCCCCGGGCTAGTGATAGACTACTTCCGTCGTGCCGGTTGGCAGGGGCCGATTAACACCCTTTCATTGCGTGGTCTCAGTCGTCCCGCAGGGGATCCCCACTACGCAACCACCGAACTATCCGATCCACTATTTGCAATCTGGAGCGACAAAGAGGCGCTTTAA
- a CDS encoding MerR family transcriptional regulator: protein MVSESGLLFPIRVLSQRTGVGSSTLRAWERRYGLLQPKRTPKGHRLYSEADVEWVKQVVASLEGGLSLALIAQQLQQPGEFSPQSDASTQLVATPVWDDYQRQMRQAVAQFAVERLDALFNEATALYPLEMVIQQLIEPILSQLGQQWQRRQREREVAEEHLFSSWLRGRISARFHHAYTQASGPRVVAACVAGCFHETGLLLFSLMLLHRGYRVIYLGADLPLHSLPLLSQQSGAKAVVLSVQTQMNPEVNGELMALLPQLSIPIMVGGESSQFDWSSAEQQGVVVLGCDLQVALRLFCHRIGLR, encoded by the coding sequence GTGGTGAGTGAGAGTGGGCTACTGTTTCCAATCAGGGTATTATCGCAGCGAACCGGAGTCGGGAGTTCGACGCTCAGGGCGTGGGAGCGGCGCTACGGCCTGCTGCAACCGAAACGAACCCCTAAGGGGCATCGCCTCTACAGTGAGGCCGATGTCGAGTGGGTAAAACAGGTGGTAGCGTCGTTAGAGGGGGGGCTATCGCTGGCGCTAATTGCGCAGCAGTTACAGCAGCCTGGTGAGTTCTCCCCACAATCGGACGCCTCTACCCAACTCGTTGCCACCCCCGTTTGGGACGACTATCAGCGACAGATGCGCCAAGCTGTCGCTCAGTTTGCCGTCGAGCGGCTCGATGCGCTATTTAACGAAGCGACAGCGCTCTACCCCCTAGAGATGGTGATCCAGCAGCTAATTGAGCCAATATTGTCTCAGTTAGGGCAGCAGTGGCAGCGACGACAACGAGAGAGGGAGGTGGCCGAAGAGCACCTCTTTAGTAGCTGGCTACGGGGACGGATTAGCGCCCGTTTTCACCATGCATATACTCAAGCCTCTGGCCCACGAGTGGTTGCCGCCTGTGTGGCGGGCTGTTTTCACGAAACCGGCCTGCTGTTATTTAGCCTAATGCTGCTCCATCGCGGCTATCGGGTGATCTATTTAGGCGCCGATCTGCCACTACACTCGCTACCACTACTGAGCCAACAGAGCGGCGCGAAAGCGGTGGTACTCTCGGTACAGACCCAGATGAACCCTGAAGTGAACGGAGAGTTAATGGCGCTACTGCCGCAACTCTCGATTCCGATTATGGTCGGCGGTGAGTCTTCCCAGTTCGATTGGTCGAGCGCTGAACAGCAGGGGGTGGTTGTGCTAGGCTGTGATCTACAGGTCGCCCTGCGGCTATTTTGTCATCGGATCGGGCTGCGTTAA
- a CDS encoding arylesterase, whose protein sequence is MELLTHYPVQFIQWLLSRYSPLRSVLAPTLLLIIGLFSSASNSTTLLVLGDSLSAAYGLKPQQGWVTLLQQRYPQMTVINASISGETTAGGLNRLPQLLKREQPDYLLLELGANDGLRGLSLKAMKHNLNQMIILAQAADVRVGLIGIQIPPNYGRRYTEQFRHIYSELAQQHQLPLLPFMLEGIALEDSLMQADGLHPNAAAQALILQNITPLLQRLTQPDPMTK, encoded by the coding sequence ATGGAACTACTCACACACTACCCCGTTCAATTCATTCAATGGCTACTTAGCCGCTACTCACCACTGCGCTCTGTTTTAGCGCCGACTCTGCTCCTTATCATTGGGCTCTTTAGTAGCGCTTCAAATAGCACCACGCTCCTAGTACTCGGCGATAGCCTCAGTGCCGCCTACGGCCTCAAGCCACAACAGGGGTGGGTGACGCTGTTACAGCAGCGCTATCCCCAGATGACGGTTATTAACGCCAGTATCAGTGGCGAAACCACCGCTGGCGGGCTAAATCGGCTACCGCAGCTACTAAAAAGAGAGCAGCCCGACTACCTGCTACTAGAGCTCGGCGCTAACGATGGCCTACGAGGCCTCTCCTTAAAGGCCATGAAGCACAATTTAAACCAAATGATTATCTTAGCTCAAGCAGCCGATGTCCGGGTCGGATTAATCGGCATTCAAATACCGCCTAACTATGGCCGTCGCTATACAGAGCAGTTTCGTCATATCTACTCAGAGTTAGCACAGCAGCATCAGCTACCGCTACTCCCCTTTATGTTAGAGGGGATCGCGCTAGAGGATAGCCTCATGCAGGCCGACGGACTGCACCCAAACGCCGCTGCACAGGCGCTGATTTTGCAAAATATCACCCCGCTGCTACAGCGCTTAACGCAGCCCGATCCGATGACAAAATAG